In Halichondria panicea chromosome 17, odHalPani1.1, whole genome shotgun sequence, a single window of DNA contains:
- the LOC135351527 gene encoding uncharacterized protein LOC135351527: MMSTRLSVVIILFNLSVVAWAGVTQGTTSECFVNNVDRFMNGQSCSPYNIFDSGHSITNATLSAFCPSQCAIAVNIFFEIACNLSYSEIVCSRNEDDTHYCVDFQYTDDRLSGDILGPMGAACQDTNCSQSDACNASVQALPCCLNQANRYLTEIDGRPALLSGDCTVVSSVCNVPDITLLTTEPPSPTNITSTSITSGAGDVTAVVHWTVVMTLLVSVWTY, encoded by the exons ATGATGAGTACAAGACTCTCTGTTGTGATCATTCTTTTCAACCTAAGTGTTGTTGCATGGGCTGGTGTGACCCAGGGAACAACCTCAGAGTGCTTTGTTAATAATGTTGACAGATTCATGAATGGGCAGAGCTGTTCACCATACAACATCTTTGACTCA GGTCATTCAATCACAAATGCCACTCTGTCAGCCTTTTGTCCCAGCCAGTGTGCAATAGCTGTGAACATTTTCTTTGAAATTGCTTGCAACTTGAGCTACAGTGAGATTG TCTGCTCAAGAAATGAAGACGATACTCACTACTGTGTCGACTTTCAATACACTGATGATCGACTCTCGGGAGATATCCTTGGGCCAATGGGTGCTGCATGTCAAGATACCAACTGTAGCCAATCAGATGCTTGCAATGCTTCTGTACaagca CTACCTTGTTGTTTAAATCAGGCAAATCGATATTTAACTGAGATTGATGGACGACCTGCTCTACTCTCCGGTGACTGCACTGTAGTGAGCTCTGTGTGCAACGTACCGGACATAACACTACTAACTACTGAACCACCATCACCAACTAATATCACCAGTACTAGTATTACGTCTGGAGCTGGGGATGTAACTGCTGTGGTGCATTGGACAGTTGTTATGACATTGCTTGTATCTGTATGGACTTATTAA
- the LOC135351433 gene encoding cholesterol 24-hydroxylase-like gives MLELQPTQSTVDIEELVDDFVTYYIAGQETTSNLLSFAVAMVHTHPTVLERLQAEVKEVLGEETNITKELLQKLEYTEQVLLETLRMHPPVPGIGKEVAPEGLDVGGYHVPGGTSLMLPLSVLCRMPEYFDEPDTFNPDRFSPENTQ, from the exons ATGCTTGAGCTTCAAC CTACACAGAGCACTGTTGATATTGAAGAGTTGGTTGATGACTTTGTTACATACTACATTGCCG GACAAGAAACTACAAGCAACTTGTTGTCATTTGCAGTAGCCATGGTACACACTCATCCAACTGTCCTTGAAAG ATTGCAGGCTGAGGTGAAGGAGGTCCTGGGTGAGGAGACCAATATCACCAAAGAACTTCTACAGAAACTAGAGTATACTGAGCAG GTTCTCTTGGAAACGTTGAGAATGCATCCACCTGTGCCTGGGATTGGCAAGGAGGTTGCCCCTGAGGGCCTGGATGTCGGTGGTTACCACGTCCCAGGAGGAACATCTCTCATG CTGCCTTTATCTGTGCTCTGTCGAATGCCCGAGTATTTTGATGAGCCAGACACTTTCAATCCTGATCGTTTCAGCCCTGAAAACACTCAGTAA
- the LOC135351529 gene encoding cholesterol 24-hydroxylase-like, whose product MESMTTVIVYSASGLLCLAVAAFLAFTVYTYYHGKKYSHIPSPKKSNFYLGHLPDAIRMRKELGNEEVPMQVLLAKWQADCSSSIYVVHFLTQAMVVVTDPDVIKDIVMQPKNPKSSYMMNKFGYLFGERFMGRGIFSIPDYDVWKPRRRMYDSAFKKSYLEGILPAFNGCIDLFLEKLAPFTDGVTPVPMKEHLSEVTLDVISKVAFGTDFTKSWNIHMLGLTPNNQNGKLTFLINSSFRGLQKSLNQPMFQILHPFEMRMYKQTARALRMIGRDCIKKRIEMVESGAEVPNDILTHILQVASTQSTVDIEELVDDFVTYYIAGQETTSNLLSFAVVMVHTHPTVLERLQAEVKEVLGEETNITKELLQKLEYTEQVLLETLRMHPPVPGIGKEVAPEGLDVGGYHVPGGTPLMLPSSVLCRMPEYFDEPDTFNPDRFSPENTQPSSFVFFPFGLGHRSCIGKHFALMEAKMILARLIQTYQVTLPSGYQLVRVQRTTMQPQDTVNCTIQLC is encoded by the exons ATGGAATCAATGACCACAGTCATTGTATACTCAGCCAGTGGGCTCCTGTGCCTGGCAGTAGCTGCTTTCCTTGCCTTCACTGTCTACACGTACTACCACGGCAAGAAATACTCGCACATCCCGTCACCCAAGAAATCAAA CTTTTATTTGGGACACTTACCTGACGCTATTCGCATGAGAAAAGAATTGGGAAATGAAGAAGTACCGATGCAAGTGTTGTTAGCTAAATG GCAGGCTGATTGCAGTAGCTCCATCTACGTTGTACATTTTCTCACCCAAGCAATGGTTGTGGTAACCGACCCAGACGTCATTAAGGACATCGTAATGCAACCAAAGAATCCTAAATCATCGTACATGATGAACAAGTTTGGGTACTTGTTTGGAGAAAG ATTCATGGGCAGAGGCATATTTTCTATTCCTGATTACGATGTGTGGAAACCAAGGAGACGCATGTATGACTCAGCATTCAAGAAAAG CTATTTGGAAGGTATTCTTCCTGCATTCAATGGCTGTATTGATCTGTTCCTTGAGAAGCTAGCACCCTTCACTGATGGAGTGACTCCAGTCCCTATGAAAGAACACCTCTCTGAGGTTACACTTGACGTCATTAGCAAG GTTGCTTTTGGTACTGACTTTACCAAGAGTTGGAACATCCACATGTTGGGATTGACACCGAATAACCAAAATGGAAAGCTAACATTTCTGATAAATAGCAGTTTTCGTGGTTTGCAAAAGAGTCTCAACCAACCTATGTTTCAG ATACTTCATCCTTTTGAGATGAGGATGTACAAACAAACTGCCCGAGCTCTCAGAATGATTGGCAGGGACTGTATCAAGAAGAGGATTGAAATGGTTGAGAGTGGAGCTGAAGTTCCAAACGATATCCTCACACACATCCTCCAAGTAGCTT CTACACAGAGCACTGTCGACATTGAAGAGTTGGTTGATGACTTTGTTACATACTACATTGCCG GACAAGAAACTACAAGCAACTTGTTGTCATTTGCAGTAGTCATGGTACACACTCATCCAACTGTCCTTGAAAG ATTGCAGGCTGAGGTGAAGGAGGTCCTGGGTGAGGAGACCAATATCACCAAAGAACTTTTACAGAAACTAGAGTATACTGAGCAG GTTCTCTTGGAAACGTTGAGGATGCATCCACCTGTGCCTGGGATTGGCAAGGAGGTTGCCCCTGAGGGCCTGGATGTCGGCGGTTACCACGTCCCAGGAGGAACACCTCTCATG CTGCCTTCATCTGTGCTCTGTCGAATGCCTGAGTATTTTGATGAGCCAGACACTTTCAATCCTGATCGTTTCAGCCCTGAAAACACTCA GCCCAGTTCTTTTGTCTTCTTTCCGTTTGGTCTCGGCCATCGCTCTTGTATTGGGAAGCACTTTGCACTG ATGGAGGCCAAGATGATCCTTGCTCGTCTGATTCAGACCTACCAAGTCACGCTTCCCTCCGGCTATCAGCTTGTTCGTGTACAGAGGACAACCATGCAGCCACAGGACACTGTCAACTGCACTATTCAACTATGCTAG
- the LOC135351525 gene encoding uncharacterized protein LOC135351525 — protein sequence MAVGALVVSVIILLVLTLVMVVLLPLCLWQKEAWSQRCKDRAASVRSNDSSQALSPAQARQYPQLRSKLNVTHPLSVLDNGHTTADNLTTPYYDAVQIEDTNVLTVKKYKKKVEIDSEPHYEFVSNAVTDDHRSRDNNGVKSAVQARVTHPIRTATPPKVRKPISAIIRQEDLPRNFTPNTKVPLLPPTTGQTRVVQLPQPPPATRPFLNPKVERSSRQPDPLQSHYEYADGLQLTAPPPVQAKPDTG from the exons ATGGCTGTAGGGGCACTGGTGGTGTCTGTCATCATCCTGTTAGTCCTCACTCTGGTAATGGTTGTCCTGTTGCCGCTGTGTCTCTGGCAGAAAGAGGCGTGGTCACAACGCTGCAAGGATAGAGCAGCCTCTGTACGCTCCAACGACTCCTCTCAAG CTCTCTCACCAGCTCAGGCAAGGCAGTATCCACAGCTGAGGTCAAAGTTGAACGTCACCCACCCTCTGTCCGTCCTTGATAACGGCCACACAACGGCAGACAATCTGACCACACCCTATTACGATGCAGTGCAAATTGAGGACACAAACGTACTGACAGTGAAAAAATATAAAAAGAAAGTCGAAATTGATTCTGAGCCACACTACGAGTTTGTGAGTAATGCCGTGACAGATGATCATCGTTCTAGAGATAATAATGGAGTCAAAAGTGCTGTTCAAGCGCGTGTCACCCACCCCATTCGAACTGCCACGCCCCCTAAAGTGAGGAAGCCAATAAGTGCAATCATACGACAAGAAGACCTGCCTCGAAACTTTACACCAAACACAAAGGTACCTCTGCTGCCACCCACTACAGGGCAGACTAGAGTAGTACAGCTACCACAACCTCCACCGGCAACGAGGCCATTCCTCAATCCAAAGGTCGAGAGGTCATCCCGACAACCAGACCCCCTACAAAGCCACTACGAGTATGCAGATGGACTGCAACTCacagcccccccccctgttCAAGCCAAACCTGACACCGGCTGA
- the LOC135351559 gene encoding uncharacterized protein LOC135351559: protein MKVFWISLNVLAVLLGSALCNECVNNFTSLQDIAQDPSSSLNTTLLPRGDERDDLDEFPFRLWVFPNMRFGCSGNLSRIVVRTNARLRENQTAPEVATWNEIAIDLYRIVDVPYPDGVVSSSLDMIEYLFNPPLPVMDSQLVGFVFSDINDQLSLPIAFQDVGANNAPASVHVSALNTANELVQVMQPNGPFTRENFRFVPLIAAQFVEDPVITTPPPTTVPVTTTPSPSTPGTTNPSQDLLVVNVGLIAGIAVASLLVIIIVLLAVIIAIVVRRKKAQQNIYEVPVEPTPPNLENPVCREEVIELDSQTQQTEIMSSNPLYMSNTHASINYEGEMYSYIDPEDVRILARNPIVSHDEIKTEQVATSSNIATADNICYGSAIPRYHSDQVTTSDNVAYGSTVR, encoded by the exons ATGAAAGTATTCTGGATATCACTGAATGTTCTGGCAGTTTTACTGG GTTCAGCTCTGTGTAATGAATGTGTGAACAACTTCACCAGTCTGCAAGACATTGCTCAGGATCCATCATCATCGCTGAACACCACCCTGTTGCCTCGGGGTGATGAGAGAGATGACCTAGATGAATTTCCATTCAGACTTTGGGTATTCCCAAACATGAGATTCGGCTGCAGTGGAAACCTGTCCAGGATCGTAGTGAGAACTAACGCAAGACTAAGAGAAAATCAAACAGCACCAGAAGTAGCTACTTGGAATGAAATTGCGATTGATCTATATAGAATAGTTGATGTACCCTACCCAGACGGTGTAGTCAGCTCAAGCCTTGATATGATAGAATACTTATTCAATCCTCCACTTCCTGTAATGGACAGTCAGCTTGTTGGGTTTGTGTTCTCTGATATCAATGACCAGCTGAGTCTTCCGATAGCATTTCAAGACGTTGGAGCTAATAATGCTCCAGCCAGTGTGCATGTCTCAGCATTAAATACTGCAAATGAACTTGTTCAAGTGATGCAACCAAACGGTCCTTTCACGAGAGAAAACTTCAGATTTGTTCCTCTAATTGCTGCTCAATTTG TTGAGGATCCAGTCATcaccaccccaccccccacgaCTGTTCCCGTGACAACCACTCCCTCCCCCTCTACCCCTGGTACCACGAACCCCTCACAAGACCTACTGGTGGTGAACGTTGGCTTAATTGCAGGGATCGCAGTAGCCTCCCTCCTAGTGATCATCATAGTGCTACTGGCAGTCATCATAGCAATAGTTGTGAGAAGAAAGAAAGCTCAGCAGAATATTTACGAAGTTCCAGTGGAACCAACTCCCCCCAATCTGGAAAACccagtgtgca gagaggAGGTTATTGAGCTCGACTCTCAAACACAACAGACTGAAATAATGTCCAGCAATCCATTGTACATGTCCAACACACATGCATCCATCAACTACGAGGGAGAGATGTATTCATACATTGATCCAGAAGATGTACGCATTCTAGCAAGAAATCCAATTGTCAGTCATGATGAGATTAAAACAGAGCAAGTAGCCACTTCAAGCAACATTGCTACTGCTGACAACATTTGTTATGGGTCAGCTATTCCACGATATCATTCTGACCAAGTGACAACTTCTGACAATGTTGCTTACGGCTCAACTGTCCGATAA
- the LOC135351434 gene encoding uncharacterized protein LOC135351434, giving the protein MNGQSCSPYDIFDSGHSITNATLSAFCPSQCAIAVNIFFEAACNLSYSEIVCSRNENNTRYCVDFQYIDDRLSGDILGPMRAACLDTNCSQSDACNASVQALHCCLNQANRYLTEIDGRPALLSGDCTVVSSVCNVPDITPLTTEPPSPTNITSTSITSGAGDVTAVVHWTVVMALLVYICMDLLINQLQCKQPRE; this is encoded by the exons ATGAATGGGCAGAGCTGTTCACCTTACGACATCTTTGACTCA GGTCATTCAATCACTAATGCCACTCTATCAGCCTTTTGTCCCAGCCAGTGTGCAATAGCTGTGAACATTTTCTTTGAAGCTGCTTGCAACTTGAGCTACAGTGAGATTG TCTGCTCAAGAAATGAGAACAACACTCGCTACTGTGTCGACTTTCAATACATTGATGATCGACTCTCGGGAGATATCCTTGGGCCAATGCGAGCTGCATGTCTCGACACCAACTGTAGCCAATCAGATGCTTGCAATGCTTCTGTGCaagca CTACATTGTTGTTTAAATCAGGCAAATCGATATTTGACTGAGATTGATGGACGACCTGCTCTACTCTCCGGTGACTGCACTGTAGTGAGCTCTGTGTGCAACGTACCGGACATAACACCACTAACTACTGAACCACCATCACCAACTAATATCACCAGTACTAGTATTACGTCTGGAGCTGGGGATGTAACTGCTGTGGTGCATTGGACAGTTGTCATGGCATTGCTTGTATATATCTGTATGGACTTATTAATTAACCAACTACAGTGCAAGCAACCTAGAGAGTAG
- the LOC135351553 gene encoding tyrosine-protein kinase SYK-like, with the protein MAVGALVVSVIILLVLTLVMVVLLPLCLWQKEAWSQRCKDRAASVRSNDSSQALSPAQARQYPQLRSKLNVTHPLSVLDNGHTTADNLTTPYYDAVQIEDTNVLTVKKYKKKVEIDSEPHYEFVSNAVTDDHRSRDNNGVKSAVQARVTHPIRTATPPNVRKPISAIIRQEDLPRNFTPNTKVPLLPPTPGQTRVVQPQPPLATRPFLNPNVERLSRQPDPPQSHYEYADGLQLTAPPLLKPNLTPAENRPKSYYADYEFASGPQTLPAHYELVQATGGEQAATIHSVQTDGSNHYDTADMIGDAHYDTADMMPTGGDSSSEYAYATPNTRRQIRCDKEGLFQEPARDRSSLYAQLDSIRVEHYKRESVSVGRLIGSGQFGRVHTGKWLSPEGTTLPIAVKVLNTNVEEEQRVKFLQEAAIMGQFRHPNVVKLYGVVTVGEPEMIILELMPEGDLRKNLLSLGTSSQGKEDPELPVTLLSYCRQIASGMAYLSSKAFVHRDLAARNILVSEGVCKVADFGLARDLLEADYYVSHGGDIPVKWTALEALHYKKYSVASDVWSFGCVMYEIWSLGHKPFENITNLQTAREIQKGYRLPPPPGCPRAMYQLMISCWHPEPSQRPGFTDIAARLEQEPTALLKWSVKDKATHLSITRLGADLAIGQQLYQELQRVYK; encoded by the exons ATGGCTGTAGGGGCACTGGTGGTGTCTGTCATCATCCTGTTAGTCCTCACTCTGGTAATGGTGGTCCTGTTGCCGCTGTGTCTCTGGCAGAAAGAGGCGTGGTCACAACGCTGCAAGGATAGAGCAGCCTCTGTACGCTCCAACGATTCCTCTCAAG CTCTCTCACCAGCTCAGGCAAGGCAGTATCCACAGCTGAGGTCAAAGTTGAACGTCACCCACCCTCTGTCCGTCCTTGATAACGGCCACACAACGGCAGACAATCTGACCACACCCTATTACGATGCAGTGCAAATTGAGGACACAAACGTACTGACAGTGAAAAAATATAAAAAGAAAGTCGAAATTGATTCTGAGCCACACTATGAGTTTGTGAGTAATGCCGTGACAGATGATCATCGTTCTAGAGATAATAATGGAGTCAAAAGTGCTGTTCAAGCGCGTGTCACCCACCCCATTCGAACTGCCACGCCCCCTAACGTGAGGAAGCCAATAAGTGCAATCATACGACAAGAAGACCTGCCTCGAAACTTTACACCGAACACAAAGGTACCTCTGCTGCCACCCACTCCAGGGCAGACTAGAGTAGTACAGCCACAACCTCCACTGGCAACGAGGCCATTCCTCAATCCAAACGTCGAGAGGTTATCCCGACAACCAGACCCCCCACAAAGCCACTACGAGTATGCGGATGGACTGCAACTCACAGCCCCCCCCCTGCTCAAGCCAAACCTGACACCGGCTGAGAATAGACCCAAATCATATTATGCTGACTACGAGTTTGCCAGTGGACCTCAAACACTACCAGCACATTATGAGCTAGTACAGGCCACAGGTGGAGAGCAAGCTGCCACTATCCACAGTGTACAGACTGATGGCTCTAATCACTATGACACTGCGGACATGATAGGGGATGCTCACTACGACACTGCGGACATGATGCCAACTGGTGGAGATAGTTCCTCAGAGTATGCATACGCCACACCTAACACAAGGAGACAG ATTCGATGTGATAAGGAGGGGTTGTTCCAGGAGCCTGCTAGAGATCGTAGCTCCTTATACGCACAGCTGGACAGTATTAGGGTGGAGCACTACAAGAGAGAGTCCGTCAG TGTGGGGCGCTTGATTGGATCTGGTCAGTTTGGACGAGTGCACACGGGGAAGTGGCTATCTCCTGAGGGTACCACACTGCCAATAGCTGTCAAGGTACTCAACACAAATGTGGAAGAGGAGCAAAGAGTCAAGTTCCTCCAGGAGGCGGCCATCATGGGTCAGTTCAGACATCCCAACGTGGTCAAGCTGTACGGAGTGGTGACTGTAGGGGAACCA gaaATGATAATTTTGGAGCTGATGCCTGAGGGTGATCTCAGGAAGAACCTTCTTTCCCTCGGCACTAG TTCTCAAGGGAAGGAAGACCCAGAGCTCCCTGTGACTCTACTGAGCTACTGCCGACAGATAGCCTCAGGCATGGCGTACTTGTCTAGTAAGGCAtttgtgcacagagacctGGCAGCCAGGAACATACTGGTGTCAGAGGGAGTGTGTAAGGTGGCAGATTTTGGCCTGGCTCGAGACTTGCTGGAGGCTGACTACTATGTATCACATGGGGGAGATATTCCAGTCAAGTGGACTGCTCTAGAG GCCCTTCATTACAAGAAGTATTCAGTGGCCAGTGATGTGTGGAGCTTTGGTTGTGTCATGTACGAGATATGGAGTCTGGGACACAAACCATTTGAAAACATTACCAACCTGCAG ACTGCAAGAGAAATACAGAAGGGCTACCGACTCCCTCCACCACCGGGCTGCCCTAGGGCAATGTACCAGCTCATGATCAGCTGCTG gcatcCTGAGCCGAGCCAGAGACCTGGGTTCACGGACATAGCTGCTAGACTGGAGCAGGAACCAACAGCTTTACTCAAGTGGTCTGTCAAGGACAAAGCCACTCACCTCTCCATCACTAGACTAGGTGCTGACCTGGCAATAGGCCAACAACTATATCAGGAATTGCAACGTGTGTATAAATGA